In Saccharothrix syringae, the following are encoded in one genomic region:
- a CDS encoding phosphopantetheine-binding protein: MVTPAEIAEVLAAHPGVGRAEVAVVRHDGRDVTVAVVEPTEYLSGPLLRNHARRELGDDGAPAGVLIVDRIPTAGGAVDADAVAAAVADGRCTLFEDPRDDVERRVAEIWAAQMDVRSVGANDDFLELGGDSLSALGIIAAIEAEFDRSLDVYEFMSAASVRRLAEILR, translated from the coding sequence GTGGTGACACCGGCGGAGATAGCCGAGGTGCTGGCGGCCCACCCCGGGGTGGGCCGGGCCGAGGTCGCCGTCGTGCGCCACGACGGGCGCGACGTCACCGTCGCGGTGGTCGAGCCGACCGAGTACCTGAGCGGGCCGCTGCTGCGCAACCACGCGCGGCGGGAGCTGGGCGACGACGGCGCGCCGGCCGGGGTGCTGATCGTCGACCGCATCCCGACGGCGGGCGGCGCGGTCGACGCCGACGCGGTGGCCGCGGCCGTCGCGGACGGCCGGTGCACCCTGTTCGAGGACCCGCGCGACGACGTGGAGCGCCGGGTGGCGGAGATCTGGGCGGCGCAGATGGACGTGCGGTCCGTCGGCGCGAACGACGACTTCCTGGAGCTGGGCGGCGACTCGCTGTCGGCGCTGGGCATCATCGCCGCCATCGAGGCGGAGTTCGACCGGTCGCTGGACGTGTACGAGTTCATGAGCGCGGCCAGCGTGCGGCGCCTGGCCGAGATCCTGCGGTAG